The region GGAGGAGATCAAGACCAACGTCACCCTGGTCTTTTCACCGCTGCAGGCGTTGATGGCGGCCAAGGCCGGGGCCGCCTACGTCAGCCCCTTCGTGGGGCGTCTGGACGATCTTTCCCACGACGGGCTTCAGCTGGTGGAGCAGATCGTTCAAATCTACGACAACTACGCCTTTGAAACCGAGGTTATCGTGGCCAGCGTGCGCAATCCGCTGCATGTTCTGGAATCCGCCATGATCGGGGCGGACATCGCCACCATTCCCTTCAACGTGCTGGCCAAGATGGCCGGGCACCCCCTGACGGACAAGGGCCTGAAGTGCTTCCTGGACGATTGGAACAAGACGCAGGGGTGATCCGGTGACCTCAAAGGTGTCCACCAGCGGCCGGGGGATGCGCGAGCGCCTGATGCACCCCAACAGCCTGACCCTCTTCCGGATCCTGGCCTCGCCGGCGGTCGTGCTGCTGATGCTGGCGCCGGTCAGGCTGAGCGCCTTCATGGCCGCCATGGTCTTCAGCGCCGCCGCGATCACCGACTATCTGGACGGCTACTTGGCCCGCAGCCGCGGTCTGGTGACCACCTTCGGCAAGGTGATGGACCCCATGGCCGACAAGCTGCTGGTCTCTACGGCGTTCATCATGCTGACGGCCCAGGGGTGGACTCCGGCCTGGATCGTCTGCGTCATCGTGGCGCGTGAGATCGCCGTCACCGCGCTGCGGGGCATCATGGCCGAACACGGCAAGGACGTTTCGGCCTCCGGGCTGGGCAAGTACAAGACCGGCTTTCAGATCGCGGCGATCATACCGCTGTTGATGCACTACCCGTATTTCGGCATCGACATGCAGGCCATCGGGGCCTTTTTTCTCTGGGGGGCGTTGATCTTCACGGTCTGGTCGGGGATCGACTATTTCATCCGCTTCCGCCAGCTGCTGGAAACCTGATTTCAAGTTTTATGTTGACAAAAGGGGCCTGAATAGGTAAACACGAGTCCCGTTGAGCGGGAATAACTCAGTGGTAGAGTGCGACCTTGCCAA is a window of Desulfobacteraceae bacterium DNA encoding:
- the fsa gene encoding fructose-6-phosphate aldolase; this encodes MKFFIDTANIAEIQEAHRMGMVDGVTTNPSLIAKEGRDFETIIGEICSIVDGPISAEVISCDTAGMLQEARRLAKIHANVVVKIPMTVDGLKAARTLAEEEIKTNVTLVFSPLQALMAAKAGAAYVSPFVGRLDDLSHDGLQLVEQIVQIYDNYAFETEVIVASVRNPLHVLESAMIGADIATIPFNVLAKMAGHPLTDKGLKCFLDDWNKTQG
- the pgsA gene encoding CDP-diacylglycerol--glycerol-3-phosphate 3-phosphatidyltransferase, encoding MTSKVSTSGRGMRERLMHPNSLTLFRILASPAVVLLMLAPVRLSAFMAAMVFSAAAITDYLDGYLARSRGLVTTFGKVMDPMADKLLVSTAFIMLTAQGWTPAWIVCVIVAREIAVTALRGIMAEHGKDVSASGLGKYKTGFQIAAIIPLLMHYPYFGIDMQAIGAFFLWGALIFTVWSGIDYFIRFRQLLET